A genomic region of Exiguobacterium oxidotolerans JCM 12280 contains the following coding sequences:
- the kynA gene encoding tryptophan 2,3-dioxygenase: protein MEQTGQNGIESTIQTDFKKDMSYGDYLQLDPLLSSQHRLSDHHDEMLFIIIHQTSELWMKLILHEMTAATKAIADDQLERSFKMLARVSKIQQQLIQSWSVLSTLTPAEYLEFRDSLGHSSGFQSYQNRQIEFALGFKNAQMLRVYEHETELFAQLNTDLKTPSIYDETVRAMARRGLAIDSAILERDVTQDWEADASVEAAWGEVYRDVEQYWDLYELGEKLLDIGSQQQMWRFNHMSTVERIIGQKPGTGGSSGVSYLRRVLDHRFFPELWSVRTKL, encoded by the coding sequence ATGGAACAGACCGGTCAAAACGGAATCGAGTCGACGATTCAAACGGATTTCAAGAAAGACATGTCATACGGGGATTATTTACAGCTTGATCCACTACTCAGCAGCCAACACCGCTTATCGGATCATCATGATGAAATGCTGTTCATCATCATCCACCAGACAAGTGAGCTTTGGATGAAGTTGATTTTGCATGAGATGACGGCTGCGACGAAGGCGATTGCGGACGATCAGCTTGAACGTTCATTCAAGATGCTCGCCCGTGTCTCAAAGATTCAGCAACAATTGATTCAGTCCTGGTCCGTCCTCTCGACGTTGACACCGGCAGAGTACCTCGAATTCCGGGACTCCCTCGGGCACTCGTCCGGTTTCCAGTCCTATCAAAACCGGCAAATTGAATTTGCACTCGGTTTTAAAAACGCGCAAATGCTGCGTGTTTATGAACATGAAACAGAATTATTCGCCCAGCTGAACACTGATTTAAAAACACCCAGCATCTACGATGAGACCGTCCGTGCGATGGCACGACGCGGTCTCGCGATTGATTCCGCCATCCTTGAGCGCGATGTCACACAAGACTGGGAAGCTGACGCCAGTGTCGAAGCCGCCTGGGGTGAAGTTTACCGTGATGTCGAACAATACTGGGACCTGTACGAACTCGGTGAGAAGTTACTCGATATCGGCAGCCAACAACAAATGTGGCGTTTCAATCACATGAGTACGGTCGAACGGATCATCGGACAAAAACCGGGTACGGGCGGCTCGTCCGGCGTCAGTTACCTACGTCGTGTCCTTGACCACCGCTTCTTCCCGGAACTCTGGTCCGTCCGCACAAAATTATGA
- a CDS encoding amino acid permease, whose product MKEHPTELRRDLKTRQLTMIAMGSAIGTGLFLGSGLAISLAGPSVLISYAIGAFIVLLLMGCLAEMTVAHPTSGAFGTIAERYISPYAGFLVRYSYWVANVLAIGVEVSAIAIYMKYWFPDVPGYLWILLFAAALIYINATTVHTFATFEYWFSVIKISAILMFIVLGAYLIFGSPSPEIGPQNFTNAGGFLPFGISGLWVAVFISLFSFIGTELIAVTAGEAKDPDVAVPKALKATVFRLSTFYVLTIAVMLMIVPWQQAGGIDQSPFVKVMQLLSIPYAGGIMNFIILTAALSAMNSQLYASTRMMYSLSKATYAPRIFSRLNAKGVPLFALGVSTLGIFLAAVISSQSSVSYPFMMGISMFGAIFTWFMIFISHLYFRKAWERDGGRKLPVRMMGYPYLTALGAILLVALVITTWFTDFQIVLKFGIPWLIFLTIAYAFWKRNHPPQADQQKRSQSL is encoded by the coding sequence TGAACTACGACGTGACTTAAAAACGCGTCAACTGACGATGATTGCGATGGGATCTGCCATCGGGACGGGACTATTTCTCGGCAGTGGTCTCGCAATCAGTCTCGCCGGACCAAGCGTGCTGATCAGTTATGCGATCGGCGCCTTCATCGTCTTATTACTGATGGGCTGCCTCGCCGAAATGACGGTCGCCCACCCGACTTCCGGTGCGTTCGGAACGATTGCCGAACGCTATATCAGTCCCTATGCCGGCTTCCTCGTCCGCTACTCGTACTGGGTCGCGAACGTTCTTGCCATCGGGGTCGAGGTCAGTGCGATTGCGATTTATATGAAGTACTGGTTCCCGGATGTTCCCGGTTACCTCTGGATTTTGTTGTTTGCCGCGGCACTCATTTATATCAATGCTACGACGGTCCACACGTTTGCAACGTTTGAATACTGGTTCTCCGTCATCAAGATCAGTGCCATTCTCATGTTCATCGTCCTTGGTGCGTACTTGATTTTCGGTAGTCCGTCACCAGAAATCGGTCCGCAAAACTTCACGAATGCGGGCGGCTTCCTGCCGTTCGGAATTTCCGGTCTGTGGGTCGCCGTCTTCATCTCGCTCTTTAGTTTTATCGGGACAGAATTAATTGCGGTCACAGCGGGTGAAGCAAAGGACCCTGACGTTGCCGTGCCGAAAGCATTAAAAGCGACGGTTTTCCGCCTGTCGACGTTTTATGTCCTGACCATTGCCGTCATGTTGATGATCGTCCCGTGGCAACAGGCCGGTGGGATTGATCAAAGTCCGTTCGTCAAAGTGATGCAGCTCCTGTCGATTCCCTATGCAGGCGGCATCATGAACTTCATCATCCTGACAGCAGCCTTGTCAGCGATGAACAGTCAACTGTACGCTTCGACGCGGATGATGTACTCACTCTCAAAAGCAACCTATGCACCGAGAATCTTTAGTCGTCTGAACGCAAAAGGTGTTCCCTTGTTCGCACTCGGTGTCTCAACACTCGGCATCTTCCTTGCTGCCGTCATCAGCAGTCAGTCGAGCGTCTCGTACCCGTTCATGATGGGGATTTCGATGTTCGGTGCGATTTTCACATGGTTCATGATCTTCATTTCCCATCTCTACTTCCGCAAAGCCTGGGAACGGGACGGTGGGCGAAAACTACCTGTCCGGATGATGGGGTATCCGTATTTGACGGCGCTAGGAGCGATCTTGTTAGTCGCGCTCGTCATCACGACATGGTTCACGGACTTCCAGATTGTCTTGAAGTTCGGAATCCCATGGTTGATTTTCCTGACGATTGCCTACGCGTTTTGGAAACGAAATCATCCACCGCAAGCAGATCAACAGAAACGTTCACAATCACTTTAA
- the kynB gene encoding arylformamidase, with amino-acid sequence MNRWIDVSQPLSSSVTTWPGDTKFDYTISWSKADTGSVNVGKVTMSLHTGTHIDAPFHFDDAGKKVIELDPDLYIGHARVIYLPGRTELVASDLDGFDLTDVRRLIIKTDGWVDKSVFPESIPVLTPSLAERLGTLGIELIGLDLPSVDAIDSKEMAAHHALATHGVHILEGLVLDKIAPGDYHLNAVPLPLVDGDGSPVRALLRPY; translated from the coding sequence ATGAACCGCTGGATTGATGTTTCACAACCACTGTCCTCGTCCGTGACGACATGGCCGGGAGATACGAAGTTCGACTATACGATCAGTTGGAGTAAAGCCGACACAGGGTCCGTCAACGTCGGTAAAGTCACGATGAGTTTACACACTGGTACACATATCGATGCGCCGTTCCACTTTGACGATGCCGGCAAGAAAGTCATCGAGCTCGACCCCGATCTATATATTGGTCATGCACGGGTCATCTACTTACCCGGTCGGACGGAACTCGTCGCAAGTGACCTCGACGGATTCGATTTGACCGATGTCCGCCGCCTCATCATCAAGACGGACGGCTGGGTCGATAAATCAGTTTTCCCTGAGTCGATTCCCGTTTTGACACCTAGTCTCGCGGAGCGACTCGGTACTCTCGGCATCGAACTGATTGGTCTCGATCTTCCGTCCGTCGATGCGATCGATAGTAAGGAGATGGCTGCTCATCACGCACTTGCTACCCATGGTGTGCATATTTTAGAAGGACTTGTCCTCGATAAAATCGCACCTGGGGACTATCACCTGAACGCCGTCCCGCTCCCGCTCGTCGATGGTGACGGCAGCCCGGTCCGTGCGTTATTACGTCCATATTGA